A region from the Eleginops maclovinus isolate JMC-PN-2008 ecotype Puerto Natales chromosome 17, JC_Emac_rtc_rv5, whole genome shotgun sequence genome encodes:
- the LOC134879002 gene encoding cryptochrome-1-like, whose amino-acid sequence MVINTIHWFRKGLRLHDNPSLKDSLLGADTVRCVYILDPWFAGSSNVGINRWRFLLQSLEDLDSSLRKLNSRLFVIRGQPTDVFPRLFKEWNISRLSYEYDSEPFGKERDAAIKKLACEAGVEVTVRISHTLYDLDKIIELNGGQSPLTYKRFQTLISRMDAVEEPADSITADIMGKCRTPLSEDHDDKFGVPSLEELGFDTEGLSSAVWPGGETEALTRLERHLERKAWVANFERPRMNANSLLASPTGLSPYLRFGCLSCRLFYFKLTDLYKKVKKNSSPPLSLYGQLLWREFFYTAATNNPCFDTMESNPICVQIPWDRNPEALAKWAEGRTGFPWIDAIMTQLRQEGWIHHLARHAVACFLTRGDLWISWEEGMKVFEELLLDADWSVNAGSWMWLSCSSFFQQFFHCYCPVGFGRRTDPNGDYIRRYLPILRGFPAKYIYDPWNAPESVQKAAKCVIGVHYPKPMVNHAESSRLNIERMKQIYQQLSCYRGLGLLGSVPSTSNGNGETSSDGMGFSAEATHNTAAAPSGYQMSVHSQGDWQSGVMTFMQGDTQTSCSSQQQGYAGTSSSMLCYTQGAQQIPKGPEHHVTPLSGGKRHCEDPGNGRGSKIQRQSTH is encoded by the exons ATGGTCATTAATACGATCCACTGGTTCAGGAAGGGCCTGCGGCTCCACGACAATCCGTCGCTCAAAGACTCCCTGCTGGGGGCGGATACTGTCCGCTGTGTCTACATTCTCGACCCCTGGTTCGCAGGATCCTCCAACGTTGGGATCAACAGGTGGAG GTTCTTACTGCAGAGTCTGGAGGACTTGGACTCCAGCCTCCGTAAGCTCAACTCTCGACTGTTTGTGATCCGAGGCCAACCCACTGATGTCTTTCCCAGACTCTTCAAG GAATGGAATATTTCTCGTTTGTCCTACGAGTACGACTCTGAGCCCTTTGGGAAAGAACGAGATGCAGCGATTAAGAAACTGGCCTGTGAGGCTGGAGTGGAGGTGACCGTTCgcatctcccacacactctaTGACCTGGACAA GATCATAGAGTTAAATGGGGGCCAGTCACCTCTGACCTACAAGCGGTTCCAGACCCTCATCAGCCGGATGGATGCGGTGGAGGAGCCTGCAGACTCCATCACGGCGGACATCATGGGGAAGTGCAGGACGCCGCTGTCCGAAGACCATGATGACAAGTTTGGCGTCCCCTCATTGGAGGAGCTGG GTTTTGATACTGAAGGTCTTTCCTCCGCTGTGTGGCCGGGGGGAGAGACGGAAGCCCTCACACGACTTGAGAGGCATCTGGAGAGGAAG GCGTGGGTGGCCAACTTCGAGCGTCCCAGAATGAACGCCAACTCGCTGCTCGCCAGCCCGACCGGCCTCAGCCCATACCTGCGCTTTGGCTGCCTCTCCTGCCGCCTCTTCTACTTCAAACTCACCGACCTCTACAAGAAG GTGAAGAAGAACAGCTCCCCTCCTCTCTCGCTGTATGGTCAGCTGCTCTGGCGCGAGTTCTTCTACACGGCAGCCACCAACAACCCTTGCTTCGACACGATGGAGAGCAACCCCATCTGTGTCCAGATCCCCTGGGACCGAAACCCAGAGGCGCTGGCCAAGTGGGCGGAGGGCCGCACCGGCTTCCCCTGGATCGACGCCATCATGACGCAGCTGAGACAGGAGGGCTGGATCCACCACCTCGCCCGACATGCTGTCGCCTGCTTCCTGACCCGGGGAGACCTGTGGATCAGCTGGGAGGAGGGCATGAAG gtgtttgaggagctgctgctggatgcAGACTGGAGTGTGAACGCGGGCAGCTGGATGTGGCTCTCCTGCAGCTCTTTCTTCCAGCAGTTCTTCCACTGCTACTGCCCCGTGGGCTTCGGCCGCCGCACAGACCCCAACGGAGATTACATACG GCGCTACCTGCCCATTCTCAGAGGCTTTCCAGCCAAGTACATTTATGATCCGTGGAATGCTCCAGAGAGTGTGCAGAAGGCAGCAAAGTGTGTCATTGGAGTGCATTACCCCAAACCCATGGTGAACCATGCAGAGTCCAGCCGGCTCAACATCGAGCGGATGAAGCAGATCTACCAGCAGCTGTCCTGCTATAGAGGCCTCG GCCTTCTGGGTTCAGTTCCCTCCACTTCTAACGGTAACGGAGAGACGTCCTCTGACGGGATGGGATTCTCTGCTGAGGCTACACACAacactgctgcagctccatCTG GCTATCAGATGAGCGTTCACTCGCAGGGAGATTGGCAGAGCGGCGTCATGACGTTCATGCAGGGCGACACGCAAACCAGCTGCAGCTCACAGCAGCAGG GTTATGCAGGCACCAGTAGTAGTATGCTGTGTTACACCCAAGGTGCACAGCAAATTCCAAAAG GACCTGAACACCACGTCACCCCTCTGTCCGGTGGGAAAAGACACTGCGAGGACCCTGGGAATGGCAGAGGCTCTAAAATCCAGAGACAGAGTACACACTAA
- the LOC134879004 gene encoding transcription termination factor 2, mitochondrial-like, with protein MLRVTTASLCTYCQRIRLLVPNSASAFTVTSPNKKPENQLTVDSLYELSVDIRKVRKSKAWVLSEKSSYVSETADLLRDMGADTAAIALILETHPEAVLCRPEDVAAQRDLWVSVCPNKRELMSIIEKFPASFFTLTHYSNQRDNILYLQSLRLSNRIIGKLIASAPQSFSRPVELNKEVIHTLRETYLDLGGDEGNVRIWLQKLLSQNPFILLRPAEAWRDSLGFLREQGFTTQELLGLVSSLRASIAELQPECMQQALAFVEDALACSKDELKLIVIHCPAILYYSLPTLVGRFHGLMDVGVSMEQVKESPNVLELTTQIVLYRTQKLASYGYDVRNGSLDVIVGTKKDFEMSYGKLQLRRQRPLFNPVAPLRSAED; from the coding sequence ATGCTTCGTGTCACCACTGCCTCCCTGTGCACCTACTGCCAGAGGATAAGGCTGCTTGTCCCTAACTCTGCCTCAGCCTTCACAGTGACATCCCCCAACAAAAAACCTGAGAACCAGCTCACAGTAGACTCCCTCTATGAGCTGTCAGTGGACATCCGGAAGGTGCGCAAGTCGAAAGCCTGGGTTCTTTCTGAGAAATCTTCGTATGTGTCAGAAACTGCCGATCTGTTGAGGGACATGGGCGCGGACACAGCAGCCATCGCTCTCATCTTGGAGACTCACCCTGAGGCTGTCCTCTGTCGGCCTGAGGACGTGGCCGCTCAGCGGGACCTCTGGGTGTCCGTGTGCCCCAACAAGCGTGAACTCATGAGCATCATCGAGAAGTTCCCAGCCTCTTTCTTTACATTGACTCACTATAGCAACCAGCGGGACAACATCCTCTACCTCCAGAGCCTGCGCCTCAGCAACAGGATCATCGGAAAGCTGATTGCCAGCGCCCCGCAGAGCTTCAGCCGACCCGTGGAGCTGAACAAGGAGGTCATCCACACGCTGAGGGAGACCTACCTGGACCTGGGCGGAGATGAAGGCAACGTGCGTATCTGGCTGCAGAAGCTCCTCAGCCAGAACCCTTTCATCCTACTGCGGCCGGCTGAGGCCTGGAGGGACAGCCTTGGCTTCCTGAGGGAGCAGGGCTTCACCACGCAGGAGCTCCTTGGCCTGGTCTCCAGCCTCCGGGCCTCCATCGCAGAGCTGCAGCCTGAGTGCATGCAGCAGGCGCTCGCCTTTGTCGAAGATGCTCTCGCATGCTCCAAAGACGAACTCAAGCTAATTGTGATTCACTGCCCTGCCATTTTGTACTACTCTTTACCAACGCTGGTGGGTCGGTTTCACGGACTGATGGATGTTGGAGTGAGCATGGAGCAGGTGAAGGAATCTCCAAATGTCCTGGAGCTCACCACGCAAATCGTGCTGTATCGCACCCAGAAGCTGGCGTCCTACGGGTACGACGTGCGCAACGGCAGCCTGGACGTCATCGTGGGAACTAAGAAGGACTTTGAGATGAGTTATGGAAAGCTGCAGCTCAGGAGGCAGAGGCCGCTCTTCAACCCTGTAGCTCCTCTCAGATCTGCTGAGGACTGA